A genomic stretch from Microcebus murinus isolate Inina chromosome 11, M.murinus_Inina_mat1.0, whole genome shotgun sequence includes:
- the HTR1A gene encoding 5-hydroxytryptamine receptor 1A encodes MDVLSPDQGNNTTSSQGPLGTGRNATGISDVTFSYQVITSLLLGTLIFCAVLGNACVVAAIALERSLQNVANYLIGSLAVTDLMVSVLVLPMAALYQVLNKWTLGQVTCDLFIALDVLCCTSSILHLCAIALDRYWAITDPIDYVNKRTPRRAAALISLTWLIGFLISIPPMLGWRTPEDRSDPDACTISKDHGYTIYSTFGAFYIPLLLMLVLYGRIFRAARFRIRKTVKKVKTGGAGTRLGASPAQQPKKSVNGEPGTRDWRRGVENRAAGVPCANGAVRQGDDGAALEVIEVHRVGNSKEHLPLPSEAGAAPFAPSSFERKNERNAEAKRKMALARERKTVKTLGIIMGTFILCWLPFFIVALVLPFCESSCHMPTLLGAIINWLGYSNSLLNPVIYAYFNKDFQNAFKKIIKCKFCRR; translated from the coding sequence ATGGATGTGCTCAGCCCTGACCAGGGCAACAACACCACATCGTCCCAGGGTCCCCTTGGGACAGGCCGCAATGCTACTGGCATCTCCGACGTGACCTTCAGCTATCAAGTAATCACCTCTCTGCTGCTGGGGACGCTCATCTTCTGCGCGGTGCTGGGCAATGCGTGCGTGGTGGCCGCCATCGCCCTGGAGCGCTCCCTGCAGAATGTTGCCAACTATCTCATTGGCTCATTGGCGGTCACCGACCTCATGGTGTCGGTGCTGGTGCTGCCCATGGCCGCGCTGTACCAGGTGCTCAACAAGTGGACTCTGGGCCAGGTCACCTGCGACCTGTTTATCGCCCTCGACGTGCTGTGCTGCACCTCGTCCATCCTGCACCTGTGCGCCATAGCGCTGGACAGGTACTGGGCCATCACGGACCCCATCGACTACGTGAACAAGAGGACGCCCCGGCGCGCCGCTGCGCTCATCTCGCTCACTTGGCTCATTGGCTTTCTCATCTCCATCCCGCCCATGCTGGGCTGGCGCACCCCGGAAGACCGCTCGGACCCCGACGCTTGCACTATCAGCAAGGACCACGGCTACACTATCTACTCCACCTTCGGCGCTTTCTACATCCCTCTGCTGCTCATGCTGGTTCTCTACGGGCGCATATTCCGAGCTGCGCGCTTCCGCATCCGAAAGACAGTCAAAAAGGTGAAGACCGGAGGAGCGGGCACCCGCCTTGGAGCATCGCCCGCCCAGCAGCCCAAGAAGAGCGTGAACGGAGAGCCAGGGACCAGGGACTGGAGGCGAGGCGTGGAGAACAGGGCAGCGGGGGTTCCGTGCGCCAACGGCGCGGTAAGGCAGGGCGACGATGGCGCTGCCTTGGAGGTGATAGAGGTGCACCGGGTGGGCAACTCCAAAGAGCACCTGCCGTTGCCCAGCGAGGCGGGTGCCGCCCCCTTCGCCCCCTCCTCCTTCGAGAGGAAAAATGAGCGCAACGCTGAGGCGAAGCGCAAGATGGCCCTGGCCCGCGAGAGGAAGACAGTGAAGACACTGGGCATCATCATGGGTACCTTCATCCTCTGCTGGCTGCCCTTCTTCATCGTGGCCCTGGTCCTGCCCTTCTGCGAGAGCAGCTGCCACATGCCCACCCTGTTGGGCGCCATTATCAACTGGCTGGGCTACTCCAACTCTCTGCTCAACCCTGTCATTTACGCCTACTTCAACAAGGACTTTCAAAACGCATTTAAGAAGATTATTAAGTGCAAGTTCTGCCGCCGATGA